From a single Paenibacillus sp. FSL R5-0345 genomic region:
- a CDS encoding ABC transporter permease, with protein MFKVKYFEYIRTSAVIVIALAIAFLIISLVSNQPVKTIGIFLFEPLSSKGHIGNVIEMAIPLMFTGLAVSLLFRANMFNLGAEGIFYFSGVVTSVLAIHLTLDGWLHPIVAIAAGSIVGALLSAIPGILKAKWNANELVTSLMFNNILFGVGLYLLNYHLRDAKAFANVSYKFEKTALLSKMVPGTRIHTGLIIVIVLIIAAHLFLYKTKWGYELRMTGINRNFARYSGMKTAKVIILVHLIAGFIAGMGGSVEVLGMYNRFQWTSLPGYGLDGALVAMLAKNNPLSVIGAALFLAYIRIGADMMARLSDVPSEMISIIQAIIILLISAEQFLKFWKNRMLLKEAKEA; from the coding sequence ATGTTTAAAGTAAAATATTTTGAATACATTCGAACATCGGCGGTAATCGTTATTGCACTCGCCATTGCTTTTCTGATCATCTCATTGGTCAGTAATCAGCCGGTGAAGACGATTGGTATATTCCTATTTGAGCCGTTATCCAGTAAAGGTCATATCGGTAACGTCATTGAGATGGCTATTCCGCTCATGTTCACAGGGCTAGCAGTTTCCTTGTTATTCCGGGCGAATATGTTCAACTTGGGCGCTGAAGGAATTTTCTATTTCTCCGGTGTTGTAACCTCCGTGTTGGCTATTCATTTAACGCTGGACGGGTGGCTGCATCCGATCGTAGCTATTGCTGCGGGTTCTATTGTAGGGGCGCTGCTCTCTGCAATTCCCGGGATCCTCAAAGCCAAATGGAATGCCAATGAGCTGGTTACATCCTTGATGTTCAATAATATTTTGTTTGGAGTAGGTTTATATCTACTGAACTATCATTTACGTGATGCAAAAGCGTTCGCCAATGTATCCTACAAATTCGAGAAAACGGCACTGCTGAGTAAGATGGTACCTGGCACTCGTATTCATACCGGACTGATCATCGTTATCGTGCTTATTATTGCAGCGCATCTATTTCTATACAAGACTAAATGGGGATACGAGCTGCGTATGACAGGCATCAACCGGAACTTTGCACGTTATTCAGGCATGAAGACCGCGAAGGTTATTATACTGGTTCACTTGATTGCTGGTTTTATTGCGGGGATGGGTGGTTCCGTAGAAGTGCTAGGGATGTATAACCGATTCCAATGGACTTCGTTACCAGGCTATGGCTTAGACGGTGCTCTTGTAGCGATGTTAGCCAAGAATAATCCGCTATCCGTAATCGGTGCTGCATTGTTCCTTGCATATATCCGGATCGGAGCCGATATGATGGCACGTCTGTCTGATGTACCTTCTGAGATGATTTCTATCATACAGGCAATTATCATTCTTCTGATTTCGGCTGAGCAATTCCTGAAGTTCTGGAAAAATCGGATGCTCTTGAAGGAGGCGAAGGAAGCATGA